From a single Glycine soja cultivar W05 chromosome 19, ASM419377v2, whole genome shotgun sequence genomic region:
- the LOC114397956 gene encoding glyceraldehyde-3-phosphate dehydrogenase, cytosolic-like, with protein MGQKIKIGINGFGRIGRLVARVAMQNDDVELVAVNDPFITTDYMTYMFKYDTVHGQFKNCEIKVKDSKTLLFGSSSVTVFGIRNPEEIPWGEAGADYVVESTGVFTDQDKAAAHLKGGAKKVIISAPSKDAPMFVVGVNEKEYKSDITVVSNASCTTNCLAPLAKVIHDKFGILEGLMSTVHSMTATQKTVDGPSMKDWRGGRAASCNIIPSSTGAAKAVGKVLPSLNNKLTGMSFRVPTVDVSVVDLTVRLEKGASYDEIKAAIKEASEGSMKGILGYTEDDVVSTDFVGDNRSSIFDAKAGISLNNNFVKLVSWYDNEWGYSTRVVDLIRHMASV; from the exons ATGGGCCAAAAGATCAAGATTGGCATCAATG GATTTGGAAGGATTGGCCGTTTGGTGGCCAGGGTGGCAATGCAGAACGATGACGTGGAGCTTGTTGCTGTTAATGATCCTTTCATCACAACTGATTACATG ACTTACATGTTCAAGTATGATACTGTTCATGGGCAATTCAAAAACTGTGAGATTAAGGTTAAGGACAGTAAAACCCTTCTCTTTGGTAGTAGCTCAGTTACTGTTTTTGGAATCAG gaaTCCAGAGGAAATTCCATGGGGTGAGGCTGGAGCTGATTACGTTGTTGAATCCACTGGAGTTTTCACTGATCAAGACAAGGCAGCTGCCCACTTGAAG GGTGGTGCAAAGAAGGTTATTATTTCTGCCCCAAGCAAGGATGCCCCAATGTTTGTTGTTGGTGTCAATGAGAAGGAATATAAGTCTGATATCACTGTCGTTTCTAATGCTAGCTGCACAACTAACTGTCTTGCTCCACTTGCAAAG GTTATACATGACAAATTTGGTATTCTTGAAGGCCTCATGAGCACTGTTCACTCTATGACTG CCACTCAAAAGACTGTTGATGGACCATCAATGAAAGACTGGAGAGGTGGAAGAGCTGCTTCTTGTAACATCATTCCTAGTAGCACTGGAGCTGCTAAG GCTGTTGGTAAGGTGCTGCCATCCCTTAATAATAAGTTGACAGGAATGTCTTTCAGAGTTCCAACTGTAGATGTTTCAGTGGTTGATCTCACTGTCAGACTTGAGAAGGGAGCCAGTTATGATGAGATTAAAGCTGCTATCAA ggAGGCATCGGAGGGAAGTATGAAAGGAATCCTTGGTTACACAGAGGATGATGTTGTGTCTACTGATTTTGTGGGTGACAACAG GTCAAGCATTTTTGATGCAAAGGCTGGAATTTCATTGAACAACAACTTTGTGAAACTTGTCTCTTGGTATGACAATGAGTGGGGCTACAG CACACGTGTGGTTGACTTGATTCGACACATGGCCTCAGTCTAA